The following proteins come from a genomic window of Dreissena polymorpha isolate Duluth1 chromosome 1, UMN_Dpol_1.0, whole genome shotgun sequence:
- the LOC127852757 gene encoding uncharacterized protein LOC127852757 isoform X5, translating into MEAEFVGNYLGRSILTKGTTGLGVIQKPLREKYFAYRKSPDNKPGPEVGIRVNPRGLTVLMPGSRPGQDDDEFYDLSSIHFIEAVRLVTLKQKDKKFYGAFIPIREDPAAIQDKLYVQIEKKYDHLTKMPHPPILACIMRRPSGVKAVDCHMFLIPVIEDALQLADIIHRFQDRPPNPDAYYSGQPLNERSDFSPRGPDLNTKNLGRGEPPKVDTAGYEIYRGGGRGFELRQEHFRGGDHRPQERPKSEEPNRSFERERRSSDYAYPQRDPRDFGFPGLGPGAPDRKQSREYSRPDGGYVEQDSFGEEHEFDNRISNTRERFTDNRSFEEPRMGQPRIGGLSPRNDYTDRPGGGLSPRVEYQGGMQRPPDNYLGMGRPGDRQMPAWQAPPPGREGYRGDPKDYNAAPFSRPYGPPPVSRSPPVSPMAQSSPRPLSQDEEIFSASNLESRLETEASGKPVAKVPPSRQGVRVLPSLPIKDALTQLKPVPKKIDNTHDDSMKRDSKPPSYNFNTDAQEPFLDENPYDNAPDNHNLRPKRVLSEKSPIVERRENGARTETGGKLHSDDYSHAYNPRPANNMQWSYNDEREKYMNDRNSSRTAFQSGNSESTPKNEYSPEFVRKSANPKDLEIEEMFSYLDVGDSNRDDGDFEQSLGYLP; encoded by the coding sequence ATGGAAGCGGAATTCGTTGGAAACTACCTTGGTCGATCCATACTGACGAAGGGTACGACAGGACTAGGAGTTATACAAAAACCACTAAGGGAGAAGTACTTTGCGTACCGGAAGTCGCCCGATAACAAACCCGGACCGGAAGTTGGAATAAGGGTAAATCCGCGCGGACTCACGGTATTAATGCCCGGAAGTCGTCCTGGTCAGGATGACGACGAGTTTTATGATTTATCATCAATTCATTTTATTGAAGCCGTAAGGTTAGTGACACTGAAACAGAAAGACAAAAAGTTTTACGGAGCATTTATTCCGATTCGCGAGGACCCGGCCGCCATTCAGGATAAATTATATGTGCAAATTGAAAAGAAATATGATCACTTGACTAAAATGCCCCATCCACCGATTTTGGCGTGCATAATGCGACGCCCAAGCGGTGTTAAAGCAGTAGATTGCCATATGTTTTTAATCCCAGTTATTGAAGACGCTTTACAATTAGCGGATATCATTCACAGATTTCAAGATCGCCCGCCGAACCCCGATGCTTATTACAGCGGACAACCACTAAATGAACGAAGCGACTTCTCCCCTAGAGGCCCGGACTTGAACACTAAAAATCTAGGGCGCGGTGAGCCGCCTAAAGTTGACACTGCGGGCTATGAAATTTATAGGGGAGGAGGTCGTGGTTTCGAACTTCGTCAGGAACATTTTCGCGGTGGTGATCACAGACCACAAGAGCGACCCAAATCGGAGGAGCCCAACAGAAGTTTTGAACGGGAACGTCGTAGTTCGGACTATGCTTACCCGCAACGTGACCCGAGAGATTTCGGATTTCCGGGTCTTGGACCTGGAGCTCCTGATCGCAAACAATCCCGGGAATATTCGAGACCGGATGGCGGTTATGTTGAACAGGACAGTTTTGGAGAGGAACATGAATTCGATAATCGCATAAGCAATACACGTGAGCGATTTACAGACAATAGGAGCTTTGAGGAACCCAGGATGGGGCAACCGCGCATAGGCGGACTATCGCCTAGAAATGATTACACCGACCGACCTGGGGGCGGGTTGTCCCCTCGGGTAGAATACCAGGGCGGGATGCAGCGCCCGCCTGATAATTATCTGGGAATGGGCCGTCCTGGTGATCGCCAAATGCCCGCATGGCAGGCGCCACCACCAGGACGGGAGGGTTACAGAGGCGACCCCAAAGACTATAATGCGGCACCATTCTCTAGGCCTTACGGACCGCCGCCTGTGTCCCGCTCCCCGCCGGTCAGTCCTATGGCGCAATCCTCACCACGTCCTCTTTCCCAGGACGAAGAAATATTTTCGGCTTCAAACCTTGAAAGCAGACTTGAAACGGAGGCAAGCGGTAAACCCGTCGCCAAAGTACCACCGAGCCGCCAAGGTGTTCGTGTATTACCGTCTCTTCCCATTAAAGACGCTCTTACTCAGTTGAAACCCGTGCCGAAAAAGATTGATAACACACATGACGATTCCATGAAAAGAGACAGCAAACCGCCGTCATATAATTTTAACACTGATGCGCAAGAACCTTTCCTCGATGAAAATCCCTACGACAACGCCCCGGATAATCACAACTTGCGTCCCAAACGAGTATTGTCCGAAAAGAGCCCTATTGTTGAAAGACGAGAGAACGGCGCTCGGACGGAAACAGGGGGCAAACTGCATAGTGACGATTACAGTCATGCGTACAATCCCCGACCAGCCAATAATATGCAGTGGTCGTACAATGACGAACGGGAAAAGTATATGAACGACCGAAATTCTAGCAGGACTGCTTTTCAGTCGGGAAATTCGGAATCGACTCCAAAGAACGAATACAGTCCGGAGTTTGTTAGGAAATCAGCAAATCCGAAAGATTTAGAAATCGAGGAAATGTTTTCGTACTTAGACGTAGGGGACAGTAATCGAGACGATGGTGATTTTGAACAATCATTGGGTTATCTTCCTTGA
- the LOC127852757 gene encoding uncharacterized protein LOC127852757 isoform X2 — MKRSPCAVITKSGLNDVDIDLAAQFAYLGNRKFSSDGIMEAEFVGNYLGRSILTKGTTGLGVIQKPLREKYFAYRKSPDNKPGPEVGIRVNPRGLTVLMPGSRPGQDDDEFYDLSSIHFIEAVRLVTLKQKDKKFYGAFIPIREDPAAIQDKLYVQIEKKYDHLTKMPHPPILACIMRRPSGVKAVDCHMFLIPVIEDALQLADIIHRFQDRPPNPDAYYSGQPLNERSDFSPRGPDLNTKNLGRGEPPKVDTAGYEIYRGGGRGFELRQEHFRGGDHRPQERPKSEEPNRSFERERRSSDYAYPQRDPRDFGFPGLGPGAPDRKQSREYSRPDGGYVEQDSFGEEHEFDNRISNTRERFTDNRSFEEPRMGQPRIGGLSPRNDYTDRPGGGLSPRVEYQGGMQRPPDNYLGMGRPGDRQMPAWQAPPPGREGYRGDPKDYNAAPFSRPYGPPPVSRSPPVSPMAQSSPRPLSQDEEIFSASNLESRLETEASGKPVAKVPPSRQGVRVLPSLPIKDALTQLKPVPKKIDNTHDDSMKRDSKPPSYNFNTDAQEPFLDENPYDNAPDNHNLRPKRVLSEKSPIVERRENGARTETGGKLHSDDYSHAYNPRPANNMQWSYNDEREKYMNDRNSSRTAFQSGNSESTPKNEYSPEFVRKSANPKDLEIEEMFSYLDVGDSNRDDGDFEQSLGYLP; from the coding sequence ACGTGGATATTGACCTCGCGGCCCAGTTCGCGTATCTCGGTAACCGGAAGTTCTCCTCAGACGGTATCATGGAAGCGGAATTCGTTGGAAACTACCTTGGTCGATCCATACTGACGAAGGGTACGACAGGACTAGGAGTTATACAAAAACCACTAAGGGAGAAGTACTTTGCGTACCGGAAGTCGCCCGATAACAAACCCGGACCGGAAGTTGGAATAAGGGTAAATCCGCGCGGACTCACGGTATTAATGCCCGGAAGTCGTCCTGGTCAGGATGACGACGAGTTTTATGATTTATCATCAATTCATTTTATTGAAGCCGTAAGGTTAGTGACACTGAAACAGAAAGACAAAAAGTTTTACGGAGCATTTATTCCGATTCGCGAGGACCCGGCCGCCATTCAGGATAAATTATATGTGCAAATTGAAAAGAAATATGATCACTTGACTAAAATGCCCCATCCACCGATTTTGGCGTGCATAATGCGACGCCCAAGCGGTGTTAAAGCAGTAGATTGCCATATGTTTTTAATCCCAGTTATTGAAGACGCTTTACAATTAGCGGATATCATTCACAGATTTCAAGATCGCCCGCCGAACCCCGATGCTTATTACAGCGGACAACCACTAAATGAACGAAGCGACTTCTCCCCTAGAGGCCCGGACTTGAACACTAAAAATCTAGGGCGCGGTGAGCCGCCTAAAGTTGACACTGCGGGCTATGAAATTTATAGGGGAGGAGGTCGTGGTTTCGAACTTCGTCAGGAACATTTTCGCGGTGGTGATCACAGACCACAAGAGCGACCCAAATCGGAGGAGCCCAACAGAAGTTTTGAACGGGAACGTCGTAGTTCGGACTATGCTTACCCGCAACGTGACCCGAGAGATTTCGGATTTCCGGGTCTTGGACCTGGAGCTCCTGATCGCAAACAATCCCGGGAATATTCGAGACCGGATGGCGGTTATGTTGAACAGGACAGTTTTGGAGAGGAACATGAATTCGATAATCGCATAAGCAATACACGTGAGCGATTTACAGACAATAGGAGCTTTGAGGAACCCAGGATGGGGCAACCGCGCATAGGCGGACTATCGCCTAGAAATGATTACACCGACCGACCTGGGGGCGGGTTGTCCCCTCGGGTAGAATACCAGGGCGGGATGCAGCGCCCGCCTGATAATTATCTGGGAATGGGCCGTCCTGGTGATCGCCAAATGCCCGCATGGCAGGCGCCACCACCAGGACGGGAGGGTTACAGAGGCGACCCCAAAGACTATAATGCGGCACCATTCTCTAGGCCTTACGGACCGCCGCCTGTGTCCCGCTCCCCGCCGGTCAGTCCTATGGCGCAATCCTCACCACGTCCTCTTTCCCAGGACGAAGAAATATTTTCGGCTTCAAACCTTGAAAGCAGACTTGAAACGGAGGCAAGCGGTAAACCCGTCGCCAAAGTACCACCGAGCCGCCAAGGTGTTCGTGTATTACCGTCTCTTCCCATTAAAGACGCTCTTACTCAGTTGAAACCCGTGCCGAAAAAGATTGATAACACACATGACGATTCCATGAAAAGAGACAGCAAACCGCCGTCATATAATTTTAACACTGATGCGCAAGAACCTTTCCTCGATGAAAATCCCTACGACAACGCCCCGGATAATCACAACTTGCGTCCCAAACGAGTATTGTCCGAAAAGAGCCCTATTGTTGAAAGACGAGAGAACGGCGCTCGGACGGAAACAGGGGGCAAACTGCATAGTGACGATTACAGTCATGCGTACAATCCCCGACCAGCCAATAATATGCAGTGGTCGTACAATGACGAACGGGAAAAGTATATGAACGACCGAAATTCTAGCAGGACTGCTTTTCAGTCGGGAAATTCGGAATCGACTCCAAAGAACGAATACAGTCCGGAGTTTGTTAGGAAATCAGCAAATCCGAAAGATTTAGAAATCGAGGAAATGTTTTCGTACTTAGACGTAGGGGACAGTAATCGAGACGATGGTGATTTTGAACAATCATTGGGTTATCTTCCTTGA